The genomic interval TGAGATTCATCTGTTTCTCCACCTCGTTCTGGAGCTCCTTCagcttctctgcctcttcctccatctctctcaccCGGGCTTTGATTGCCTCCAGCTCCTGCAATACAGACAAAACCATCAGTTCATTGTGAGCGCAACACACCAAAACAATATTCACAGTGTCAGTATCACTCGACACACTGGATGATAAGAGGTATGCTACAGGGAAGTACAGCTGTGGCGACAGATGTTAGACGACAAAACTATCAAACTATTAGTAAATCCAGGTATAACTAGTCAGCTTAAATCATAATGAAACCAGTCTAACTGTTAGCTGCAGCCCTGCAGGAAGATGGCAGAGGAGGCGGAGATGCTGCACATGTGTAAGTGATGCTGCAGTCCTAACATGACCTCGGTCTAAGGAGAACCAAGTATGTGTGCTAATTCTGCCCAcctattacatttaaagattttaaaCACGCAATTAATTATTAATTCCAGTACATAATTTGAGGGATTACAAATATGTGTACACATGCTCTGGCAGGCATCTCTATGGGTTCATGCATGTGATagacatttgatttattttgacagtGAACATGTCAAGCTCTAATACAACTGAAATTAAATTATAGTATTTCAGGAAACACAGCTGGAAATGTATTTGGGCCAGAGACGATGATGAGGTCTGAGGACAGAATACATTGTAAAACCCAGAAAACAATCACTGCCAAAAGAAATATTCCTACAGTGAACTGAGAGATGTCCTCACATGGGAGTGGACCCCCCCTGTCCAACAGTGGTGCACTGCAGCACAGCGGGATTCAGTCCAGCTCCATCCAGGCCTGAGCTGACAGGATGTGTATGTAAAGGCTCTTTGTACATGCAGTAACACAGACCCATATATAAAGCAGGGTCTTCTCACTAGGCCAGAGTAGGGGGGTGCAGAGTGACACACTGCATGTGTTGTACCCCATCATTTCTTAGCCATCCACCCTTTAGCCAAATGTATATCGATATCGTGGCGGAGAATCAGTAATGCACGTACATGGCAAGATTGTCAAAAAACAAGCAACACGACACctttgctcttctttttttgtcGCATATTCAGTGGAAGCTCTTTCAGTCCCCTCCCTTCTCTCAGGCTCTCAAAACATTGAAGGATGCAAACCCAGCCCCTCAAATACCGCAACCCCCTGCTTCTGCGTTGCATACCGCGCTATCACTGCCCAACAGACAGCAGTGCAACATCAAAACCCACCTGGGCATGCTACAAAGACATTATCGTGGATTGTGCTGAGTGTGCAGGTGATGAAAAAAATGATGGACAGCTAGTGATGTTTTTTCCTAATTTAGCTGGTGTCCACTGATCCGCAATACCAACAATCTGATAATGAATGACAGCGATGACCAGGTGCATGTCTGTCTCCACCCCAGCTTTGTTAAAATCAGCTAGCCTGTTAGCCTGTCAGGCTCCTGTAATCAAAAATGTATCTTCCTAGCAGGTTAATAGTTGAAGGTGCAAAGCCACATTTTATATCGCGAGTACGATTGACATGTCCCTTGTTCATTTTAGCTGCAGCACTTAATACTGAAGCTTGTGataagctaatgttagcctgCCGATGCTATGTCAATTGCGTGTGCACACACCGGTTTCTGtaatgcagcagcagcctgcacaACGGTGgagatacaaatataaaataaatcattaccGTAAGCAGGTCGCCTTCTCAAGCACGTAGACTCGCACAGTGGCGGCTAATGGAGACGGCCTGTCCTACCCTCGCCCCTGAATGTCTCCTGCATCTCCGTCTCACATTTTTTAGAGACGAGGATTCCCCCCCTCAACAGCTCGAGCTACTCCCTGGCGCAGAGAAACTAGCGCCGCTGTTGCGCCAAGATGGCTGCCGACACAACGCATGTCACCACCCATTTCTACTGCACTGCGTGAACCACAATGGCGGTCAATACCGACATGGCATAGCAGTAACGCACAAGGCATGTGACCCAATATTCGTCGACTAAATGAACACATGTATCGCTACTATCACTACCTTACGTTCTAGGCTTCTGCCATAAGTTACCCCGGTAACCATGTGCGCTCTCACGCTCAAAAAATGCCCTTCACTTACCGGGTCTTCAATCGAGGCCTCCCCCTCTTCTAACCCCGGTTCTTCGTCACCGACTCCCGGGTCTTCCAGCTCGGGATGTCCGGGGTCTGAATCTAGTAGCGATTCCTCCGCCAGTCCGTTGCCGAACTCCGCCATCGTTCCAACTGTACCGACGCGCCTCGTGGCCAAATCAACGTTGCAGGCCCCTACTCACGCGCAAGGGGGTAGTGAGCGGGGCGgcggaaagaaaaaaaacggcGGAAAACGCCGCTTAGTAAAGTTAAAATGGGGAATAAAATGCTAGCTACAGTTCCAGCCACTACTGAAACAGCACCCCGCGATGAAAAATAACTGCTGTTTCACTCGATACCTTTAAGAAATGGTCCCAGTTAACGACAAAGAACCTAGTTTATTTACTTAAATGAGTGTATAAAAAAGGCGAGGAGTCTACGCGAAGCGGCGGCGTCCCTTCAGTTCAGAAATGGAAGCTGGGGGCGGAGTCATTTATCACTGCGGGCGTAAAACTCTCAATCCTATTGGTCGGCGCATGATTCTGGACgttcctttttttatgtctaCCGTGTTCCTATTGGATAGTCACGCAGGATTTTCCGGTTCCCAAATAGCATGTGGGCTTTTGATTGGATTAGGTTTCTGTCAATCATATTAATTTCGGTGGTTAGTAAACTGGCAAAGCAAATTAATTCCAGGCACTCTTGAGTGTCATTTCAATTGTCTCCTCCAGTGTGACCCGAGTGacctttatttgaaatatgCCCCCCTTGTAAatgcacgtttaaaaaaaaaaaaaggttatataATTTAGACCAACGAAGTACAGACAAAAGTCCCAATTGCACTGCAATCAGACAGAAGCACTTGTTGTTcaactgattttatttatttttctgtatatcAAAGAAAGCATAATGGAGACCAAACACAAAAAGGCAGGTACAagtgaggaggagaaacaaTAAGCTTAATCAAAAATCTAACATTCCATAACAACACTGCCACTATTATTGTTCAATATTAGAGGAACACCATATTGTTTTTGAGCAAAAAGGTGGCATTAAAAGCATTATGGATcaataataatcaaaaacaGTGATGGGTAGTAATGAAAAATCTTATAAGTAGTAGTACAGTTATAACAATAGTGATAATCAAAGTGACAATGAAACATGAGAGTAAAAAGCAGATCTCCAAAAAAACTTATCTAATTTGGACAGTGCAACaccgtgtctgtgtgtgtgcatttgtgaaATATTGAAGTTAAAGCACTCCAGTCCAGTTACTTGACACACAAGATACAGTTTCCAACAGGAGTAGAAATTATTACTCATGAAAGGACATTGTTACCATCCTGGTTTCAAAAACCACACCAAGTGACTTTAATGTCGTGTAAATGGCTGtgttcatttgaaatgtctgtAGCTTGTGCAAAAATTGTGGACTAGTGCAAGTGTCAAGCTGTGGGATGTCCTTTACAGTTTGCATTTACAAACacctctcctgctctctgtcgACCTCAAGATTGCTTTTTGGTTTTTGAATGACAGAAAGCGAAGGGAGGATTACTTTGGAatatcagttatttttttatatatttctttacaaaagttttagttttgcattttgttaaaaCTATCAATAGTAACATTAATATACAACTTAAATTGAAGGAAAACATCTTTAGTATGTTAAGTGTCCTTCAACACAGCACCATAGCTCTCAGTCAACACGTTTAATGTTTCCCAATTTGCTTTCAAGATTTGAGTATCCGTTAGTCCCTTAAGGATACTAGTAATACCCAACTTTCTCCCTTGTTATGGTTTCCAGATATGAGATCTCATGTCACAGAATGAACATGGCCAGAAGTAGTAACTTTTTGtatcaaaacagaacaaaacgCGTGGGGAACTAAGTATAGGAAACAGCCCATTTCCAGCCCTGTTATATAATATTTCTAGAGGCTTGGCTTTTgacctaaataaaaaaatctgttacATCAGTTTTGAATTGCTTCTATTGACTTTTGTATAAATatcaaagtaaataaaatgagtaCTTGAACTTCCTGTCTTATGCACAGTATTTATGACAAAGAAAACCGTTAATACACTAAATTGGTCAGACCCTCCGTGCCAGGTGAGGATGAAATCAATTCACTAATATTACATGAAGATCACCTGGGCTTAAATGCATCTACCTGGTGGTGTTTCTTCTTAAGGCTGTTATATTTTCTAACACACCCACAGTtggtgaaaacatttattttccccaacAAGTCTGAAAAGCTGCATTTCAAAATGAGCTATATACCATTTGGAGGGAAAGGGAAATCCACAGgatcaaatacatttgttgCAAAAACAAGATAGTTGGTAGTTATGTAATTATAGTCCTTGGCCATGAGTGCTAAAAAGTTTAGAGGTGGAATTTGCAATCTTCTAGGTACAGAATGGCATTGACATGTTTCCCACCCGATAATAATATAAAAGCCTTTTGGAAAAGAGCTCTTCATTTACATACCCAGGTCTGCTTCTTGTACAATAGTATGCTCACAACCAAAGCAGGTTTTATGAGACTAGCAAAAATCAATTTATCTGAcgttatttatattaaaaggCATCCAACATGCATTTATGTATCTTTCCATAAAAGACACTTGCATTAGAAtgcttaaaaacatttaaaactagGTCAAATGTGTCAAAAGTGCGGTATGCCGAGACTTTCCTCAGCCTCTCTTTTTGCCCTGTCTATTTGGATTGTCATGAAAACTGCTAACATGTAAATGGGGACAATTCAACAGCCCTATTCTCTCTAAAGTACCTCTTTATATCCCAATGAGTGGACACAACACTCTTCAGATCACACTTCTgtagcaaataaaaaaaggtgacTGTCAATACCACTTCTTGCTCTCCCAATGGTTCAATCCAGTCATATTATATCCAAGCATTCTTTGCCCAACAAGTGAACGTAGGCATGAGAAAAACAATTCCACAGGAGAAAACTGGGAGTTATTTATGCAAGTATGTAATGTTATTATCCCAAAAAGTTTCCAGGCCTATCGTCAAGGGGTCACTggcaaacaggaaacacttttgCATCTGTCTTTAGGTTAGCAAAGTTCAAGCATGGCGAAATTGAGTGCCTTGACAAATTATAGGAAGGTCATTGAAGTAAGGTCATATATAACCACAGGCGTAGGACCAAAAATGTTTGGATAAAGTCAGTGAGGATTGAGATGAGTTCATCACTTGTAAGACAGAATCCGAGTGAGTGTGAAGCAGCATGGAAGAGTTTGCTGTTGTATTTGATTCCAGGTGAAGTCTTTAGATTAACGGATTTCGAGTCAGCGAAGGTTGAGCAAGGGATAGTGGGTGCTGGGGGAGCTAGTTTTTCAAAAACTAAAGCATATTAGCTTTTGAGGATTAGTGCTCAAATTTCTATTAAAATCTGAGGAGCCCAAATGGGTCCACGAATAGTCAGTGTGCAGACCAATCCTGATCTGAGTCTTTAACTGTTGCTGGTGGCCGTGGGTGGAGGCGAATCGATAACCATCTCCCCTCCCGAGCTGGTTACCGGAGTGGACTGAGGGACCTGTGAGCTGGTTCCGTTCTTGTTGACCAGCGTCGTCGGCTGGCCAAAGTTAGTGGTTCTCAGGGTTGCAAGATGACGTGGGGAGAAGACGTGCGCCCTCGCTGCAGCCCGGGATTCAAAGGAGATGCTGCAGGCGTCACATCGGCCTGTAAGGGTCTCCTTCGGCACTGGCTGACCCGCCACTGGGGAAGCTGGAGATTCAGTAACGGTCAGCTGAACTGGTTTCGGAAGAATGGGACGATTGGCTTTGAGAGCGTTGTACTGCAGGTAGCTTCCCGAGCTCATGTCCACTTTTCCACCTGACAGAGGAGACTGGgaatgaaaaaggaaacaagaacAAGTTTAACGTCACGTCATTAATAAATGAGTTAATACAATCAAattctgaaatatttaaactCTTTTGGAAATGCGTGTTTCCATTGTATGACAACTTAAAACTGAGCAAAATTAGTACAAAAGAAAAGTCCGTTTTGGTAAGAGTAACACTAAACTACATTAAAAACACTGAGTGTCAGCTGTACAGAACCTCAGGCTCAGAAACATTTTGCTTTCAGATGGAAAagaattgaaaatgaaattctCAGTATCAATATGAATACTAAACCTACAGCGATGTATATCATAATATAGGAAATGTATGTCAAATCTGCGACACATCACAGGAAAAactttaattattaaaatgaacttGAAATCTCTTATTTAAGATTGTAAAACAATAACAGTAAGTGCACCACAATATGCCCCTTCCTGCAATGCTGCAACTTCCAGGTAAAGTTGACTCATTGTTTACTCTGCTGTATAGTATTGCTCATTTGGGGACACAAGTTTTTCGAATACTTACTGAAAGTCAATATCTGATAATAGATATTGCCAAGCTTTAGTATAAAAAAAGGTGCACAGCAGCAATGGGATAACAAGTTTCCTGTTGTCAGTGACCTACATTACATTACTGTTTGAACAATGATGCCATTTTGTACCAAAGACCTTGAAAAATACTGTACAGATACTACGTCTCCTTGCCCACTTACCATTTTCTCTTGCTGCAGCCTCCAGCGCTTCTCCTTGGCTCTTGTGTTTTGGAACCAGATCTGCACCACCTTGAGCGGCAGGTTGAGCTCGGTGCCGATGGCCTCACACTCCATTGCATTAGGGTGGGCGCAGGTCTCGTAGCAGGACTGCAGTATGGACAGCTGTAGGCAGGACAGGTGTGTGCGTGGCCTTCGGCTGGATGAGTGGGGCAGAAAGCTGCTTTCTGTCGGGCTTGATTTAGCTACGACCGGGGTGGAGGGGCTGGCCACTTTGGCAGAGACTGGGGTATTTGGGCTCACTGGTGCAATGCTGGgggtgggaggaggggggatgGTACGAGGAGACGAGTGTGTCGGAAGAGCCAGCTGTTCTCGTGACAAAGTGTTGATCTTAATGGGAACCTTGGGGGTCCAGTAGCTGAGCCCGTTCTGTTTTTGTGGCACCGCTGTTGCGGGGGAGGGCCTGTTGTTGATGAGAGCTGTGGGCAGCTTGGGCACCATGCGGTTAGTGGTTCCTGGTCCAGAACCCATCTCAATTTCATTGTCCCTCTCATCGTCAGTCTTTTCTTCGTCACTCTCCTCATCGAGCTTTCTTTTCTGGACTGGTCTTGGTGCAATGGGGATTGGATCCTTTGGTGGGGATAAAAGGACAGGGGTGTTAATTTTGGGAGCCACTTTGACCATGGTGACGTTGCTGGTGGTTTCGTGCTTGGTCTTTGGCACTGCAGAAGCACTGCTGCTCACAGGAGAGACTGTGGTCGAGGAAACTAAGGAAACTTCCTTCGGCTTGATAGGAACTGggcacatttttttccccacaggTTTGGCCAGCTCCTTTACTGGCTCTCTCTCCGTCTTAATGAGGGTGCGTACAATAGGAGTAGTTGTGATGCACCCACTATTATTTGGAGCAGGTTTGTTGGAGAAAATGGGTTTGGAAAGAGGCCAGGTAAATTTGATTAGAGGTTTTCCAACCGCTGCCAGCGTCCCATCACTGATGAATCGGACCTCGCCCTTTCGTTCCCTTGCCCTCATGTTCTGGAACCAAATCTGTACAACCTTCTTTGGAAGGTGGACCCACTCTGAAATCTGTTCAAACTCATGTTTCCCAGGATTGGGGTCTTTGAAATAGCAGCCGTACAGAATGTCAAGTTGTTCAGCTTGAATGATGGTTCTTGAACGTCGCATATCCCGATACCTTTTACCTTTGgacttcctctgctgctgctcctgctccctctccttctccttctccttttcgCGCTCTCTTTCCAATAGTGTGGCattcattttctctgctgctctcatGTAAATACTAGACTTTGACATGTTGTTAAAGTTTATCAGACTCATGCTGCTGTTGGAGGACATGGAATTAACAGGTTCAGGCTTCACCTGGACTACTACCAGACCTTTGGAGGTTGGCCTCAAGCCAAGCCCATCCAGCAGTTGTCCCTTCTGTGCTGCAATTTTATCAGCCAGAGATGATGAGGAAGAAGCagattttgagttattttttccCATGCTGAGATCCAGGGCGGACTCACAGTCACCACCATTCGACAGGTAGTGGGAAGTTTGGCTGTGTGAGGAGAGGGAAGGCGGGAGAAGAGAGCTGGAGAAGCGTGTAATATTTGGTGGGTTAGGGTAAAGGGGTAACTTGCTCCCATCAAGCAGTGTAGGAGTAAGAGAGAGGATATAGGGGCTGAGGAACTGAGTAGAAAAAGGAGCAAGGGACAGGGGAAGTGAGTGGACAGCACTGGTTGGATTTTCAGCATGGGAATGCAAACCTGGAGGATCCCCTTGGGCCTCCAACTCCAGATCGACATCCGAGTCCCGTCTCTCCTTCTTCACTTCCACCTGATCAAGCTCAAACTCCcccttcagtttttttcttttggcccTTGGACCCCCTTCATTCTCCTCATCTTCATACTCATCCTCTGCATCAGATAGAAACACGGTTGTAGAGCGCAAAACCTTTCCTCCAACCCCCAATTCAGACTGTCCGTCTTTAGCAGGACTCTCAGGCCCCCCCCTTAAAGACCCATTCTGACTTTCCTCATCAGACACAATGACAGAGGTGTACACCTCATTTTCAGAGTCCGAAGTGAGACAGGAATCCCCCCGACCTCTCCTTCCCAAATTCctctgtctgcgtttccctccgGTTCTAGACAGATCCATTGCGTGGCTCCCTGATGCTTCAACATCATCTTCTGCTATAATCAGTGAGCTCTCCTCGTCGTCATAGTCATTGTCTGAGCTTTGGGAATGCCTTGTAAATCCAGCCAAGCGCTGCAGGTGTTCTAAGCCTGTGGCCCTCTGCCTTTGTTTTACATATCTGGCTTGGCTCAACCATCTACGTACGTCTTCCTCAGAAAGCCCTACTTCTCTGCCCAGCGCCTCACAGTCCTCATGTGCAGGACTTGCAGCATCAGCCTCACTGCGTGACTCAAAAAACGCCCAGAGAACCTCTGACTGGAACTCTGACAGCACTGGAAGGTCTGCATAAATGAATCCCATTTCATGGTCTCGAGCTTGGTTCTTCATTAAGGCAATTGTATTTGGGCTGGACTTTGGGGTGCCGAGAGAGCCACAAGGGCTAGTGCCCGATTGTGATTTCTGAGGGGTAGAATCAGGGCTAAGAGtaagatttaaatgtaaaggACTTAGGCTTGAGTTGCTGGGCACAGATGCAGAAGGCGAGAGATTCTTATTGCGGAGGCTCTTGTCTGTGCCCGCTGGGGAGAGATTCAGGCTAGCGTCTTTATCACCTTCCAGGTCCAACTGATTAGTCGAGCTGTCTCCATCTGTTGTGCTATCTCTATGTGCCTTTCCATTGTCTTCATTATTCTCAACCTTCACTTTGCCTTCTAGATTTGGACACTGTGCAGATTTTTTACTGTCCTCTGTAATCAGGCTATTGCCGTCGTTGATCTGATCTGAGCCATTCTCTTCACTCACATCACTGACCGGCTCTTCTTTCTCACActttattgtctgtttttgcTCTTCCAGGCAGGGCTGCATGTTTGTTTGAACTCCTGCAGAGGGCCACAGGTTTTGTAAGCTGTTAAGTCTTTGGGTTAGGAGAGCCTGCTGTGCTGCGCTCAGACCTACCAATGGCAGACACTGGGTTAGGAGCTGGCCTTGCTGGTTCTCTTGGTGCTGCTGGGTTTGGGCTTGGAGCCCATTCAAGATCAATGGCATGACCATTTGAGGCTGAGGCACGAGCTGAGGCACGGCGGCACCAGGAGCAGCACCAGCTGCAAacagggaggggaggagagagtgcGGGAGGTTGTTGGGGCTAGAtgtgaggagggtgaggaaGGCTGAGACTGCCTGAGCTGAGGCCacaggggaggggaggagggacgGAGCTACTTGAGAAGTTTGAATCTGCTCTCCTTTTTTTGTAGTAGTCACCATCAAGGTCCCAGGAGCAGCACAGTTGGTAGTGGTAACTAAGTGACTGGTTCCACTTCCAGGTGTGGTCACTACAGTGTTTAAAACACTGGTGGTGGTTCCTCCCAAACTAGCAGTGGCAACTGCGCTTTTTGCATTTCTGCTACGGGTCTGGTGCAAGACAGATTTCATATGGCTCTCAAGGGTGATGGCATGATTGTAGGAGACTTGACATGTAACACATTGGTAGGGTTTGTATAATGGATATGGCCGAGAAAGGACAGGAACCGAGGGGGCCGGGAAATCGCTGTCCCCACCTTGTTTTGCAGAGCCTTTTGTCATCCTCTGGATGTGGGATGCAGAGTTGTAATGAACTTTCAAGGCAGTTTTGCCGGGAAAAGTTTCCTGGCAGGCATTGCATTTGAAGGACTGGGTGTTATTTTCAGATTGCACAccatttttaactgaattttcACTATTGTCTGGGATTCCTGTGTTTTCAGTTGTATTTTGCTGTTTGGCTCCTGGGAGTTGATTTCCCTCCTCTCCTGGCACTGACCCAGCTTCGCCTCCCTCTGGTTCCGCTattctctcttcctccatctctttgtCTCCAGGCGTCTGGATGGCGTCTGAACTCTCACTAGATTGGCAGGGATCTGCGCTGACTTCAGCGCGCTTCAGTTGGGAAGATTCAGCACctgatggaaataaaaacatacgtTTAATTTGTATGTTCTAGTAAGCTGAGGTCTAACAGAACAAATCAAAATACAGACCAGAAAAGTTATCTGGCCCGTTTAATCCACATTATCTGCAACGTTTCATTGTCAATGCTTATccttgctttttatttatatacttttGAATtgtcacacatttaaagagCCACGCATATCTATATTATAAAAATCCAGTTGTAGAGTAATTAGGGTTTAGCTGGATAAAAAAAGGTTGTAATTACAgtgttattataattacataaaGAAAACCATCGGACACACATGCATGGTACTACAGTGCTCAATGATGCCATGATGAAAATAGTAAAGTATTATCACACTCACCTGAAGACTCAAGATCGCTTTTGTTTCCTTCTCCTCCACTGGAACCCTGTTTTATAACAGCCTGTTTGAGAAAATGAAAGGGAGTGTAAGCAAAATTCCCCTTGCAAATCTAAGTCTAACGGTTCCTTTCAGAAGAGCTGAAGGCTGTGTGGCTTTTGAGCAGCACAACATTTGGGCGTAACTCATTGAAGTGCGGTTATATTACACATAGCAAGCTTGGCAACTCTTTAATTTATAAATTACCCTAAAGGCATAAATTAAGAGGTCTTTGATCATTTCATCCACCAATAATATTCCttccatttctttacatttaacatGCTAAATTGTCCTCCACCCATTGCAAATAGTGTGTTAATTGCAGTGATAATTTATTCTCTACTCAACCAAACACTTATCCAAACAATGAAAGAATCAAAATAACTTTGACAATTAGGGGCCGAGTTTGCCTCCCAAAAGTCAATCTGCATAAATAAGTCATGAACAGAAACAACCAAGTCCACATTCACACTAAGTAATAGAGCTGTAATGATTAGTTAACTAATCAGTAGTCAACAGACGGATACTATTTGGATAATCCTTTTACATGCAAAAATAGTGTAAAGCCTCTCAAGatcaacaaaacatttagaGACATCATCTTTGACTTTGAATAACTCTGAGGGACATTTTCACTATTTCTGACCAAAGAATCATTAGACGCAGCCCTTATAATGTATTGAAAGAATATGCAGAAATACTGCACGT from Eleginops maclovinus isolate JMC-PN-2008 ecotype Puerto Natales chromosome 21, JC_Emac_rtc_rv5, whole genome shotgun sequence carries:
- the zfhx2 gene encoding zinc finger homeobox protein 4 isoform X1, whose translation is MAMCCTEESGETFSTESNGVAEWLCPLCQKGQPNRTCLSLHLTEQHSVLPSCVDNLLDIAVIKQGSSGGEGNKSDLESSGAESSQLKRAEVSADPCQSSESSDAIQTPGDKEMEEERIAEPEGGEAGSVPGEEGNQLPGAKQQNTTENTGIPDNSENSVKNGVQSENNTQSFKCNACQETFPGKTALKVHYNSASHIQRMTKGSAKQGGDSDFPAPSVPVLSRPYPLYKPYQCVTCQVSYNHAITLESHMKSVLHQTRSRNAKSAVATASLGGTTTSVLNTVVTTPGSGTSHLVTTTNCAAPGTLMVTTTKKGEQIQTSQVAPSLLPSPVASAQAVSAFLTLLTSSPNNLPHSLLPSLFAAGAAPGAAVPQLVPQPQMVMPLILNGLQAQTQQHQENQQGQLLTQCLPLVGLSAAQQALLTQRLNSLQNLWPSAGVQTNMQPCLEEQKQTIKCEKEEPVSDVSEENGSDQINDGNSLITEDSKKSAQCPNLEGKVKVENNEDNGKAHRDSTTDGDSSTNQLDLEGDKDASLNLSPAGTDKSLRNKNLSPSASVPSNSSLSPLHLNLTLSPDSTPQKSQSGTSPCGSLGTPKSSPNTIALMKNQARDHEMGFIYADLPVLSEFQSEVLWAFFESRSEADAASPAHEDCEALGREVGLSEEDVRRWLSQARYVKQRQRATGLEHLQRLAGFTRHSQSSDNDYDDEESSLIIAEDDVEASGSHAMDLSRTGGKRRQRNLGRRGRGDSCLTSDSENEVYTSVIVSDEESQNGSLRGGPESPAKDGQSELGVGGKVLRSTTVFLSDAEDEYEDEENEGGPRAKRKKLKGEFELDQVEVKKERRDSDVDLELEAQGDPPGLHSHAENPTSAVHSLPLSLAPFSTQFLSPYILSLTPTLLDGSKLPLYPNPPNITRFSSSLLPPSLSSHSQTSHYLSNGGDCESALDLSMGKNNSKSASSSSSLADKIAAQKGQLLDGLGLRPTSKGLVVVQVKPEPVNSMSSNSSMSLINFNNMSKSSIYMRAAEKMNATLLEREREKEKEKEREQEQQQRKSKGKRYRDMRRSRTIIQAEQLDILYGCYFKDPNPGKHEFEQISEWVHLPKKVVQIWFQNMRARERKGEVRFISDGTLAAVGKPLIKFTWPLSKPIFSNKPAPNNSGCITTTPIVRTLIKTEREPVKELAKPVGKKMCPVPIKPKEVSLVSSTTVSPVSSSASAVPKTKHETTSNVTMVKVAPKINTPVLLSPPKDPIPIAPRPVQKRKLDEESDEEKTDDERDNEIEMGSGPGTTNRMVPKLPTALINNRPSPATAVPQKQNGLSYWTPKVPIKINTLSREQLALPTHSSPRTIPPPPTPSIAPVSPNTPVSAKVASPSTPVVAKSSPTESSFLPHSSSRRPRTHLSCLQLSILQSCYETCAHPNAMECEAIGTELNLPLKVVQIWFQNTRAKEKRWRLQQEKMSPLSGGKVDMSSGSYLQYNALKANRPILPKPVQLTVTESPASPVAGQPVPKETLTGRCDACSISFESRAAARAHVFSPRHLATLRTTNFGQPTTLVNKNGTSSQVPQSTPVTSSGGEMVIDSPPPTATSNS
- the zfhx2 gene encoding zinc finger homeobox protein 4 isoform X2, yielding MQEESGETFSTESNGVAEWLCPLCQKGQPNRTCLSLHLTEQHSVLPSCVDNLLDIAVIKQGSSGGEGNKSDLESSGAESSQLKRAEVSADPCQSSESSDAIQTPGDKEMEEERIAEPEGGEAGSVPGEEGNQLPGAKQQNTTENTGIPDNSENSVKNGVQSENNTQSFKCNACQETFPGKTALKVHYNSASHIQRMTKGSAKQGGDSDFPAPSVPVLSRPYPLYKPYQCVTCQVSYNHAITLESHMKSVLHQTRSRNAKSAVATASLGGTTTSVLNTVVTTPGSGTSHLVTTTNCAAPGTLMVTTTKKGEQIQTSQVAPSLLPSPVASAQAVSAFLTLLTSSPNNLPHSLLPSLFAAGAAPGAAVPQLVPQPQMVMPLILNGLQAQTQQHQENQQGQLLTQCLPLVGLSAAQQALLTQRLNSLQNLWPSAGVQTNMQPCLEEQKQTIKCEKEEPVSDVSEENGSDQINDGNSLITEDSKKSAQCPNLEGKVKVENNEDNGKAHRDSTTDGDSSTNQLDLEGDKDASLNLSPAGTDKSLRNKNLSPSASVPSNSSLSPLHLNLTLSPDSTPQKSQSGTSPCGSLGTPKSSPNTIALMKNQARDHEMGFIYADLPVLSEFQSEVLWAFFESRSEADAASPAHEDCEALGREVGLSEEDVRRWLSQARYVKQRQRATGLEHLQRLAGFTRHSQSSDNDYDDEESSLIIAEDDVEASGSHAMDLSRTGGKRRQRNLGRRGRGDSCLTSDSENEVYTSVIVSDEESQNGSLRGGPESPAKDGQSELGVGGKVLRSTTVFLSDAEDEYEDEENEGGPRAKRKKLKGEFELDQVEVKKERRDSDVDLELEAQGDPPGLHSHAENPTSAVHSLPLSLAPFSTQFLSPYILSLTPTLLDGSKLPLYPNPPNITRFSSSLLPPSLSSHSQTSHYLSNGGDCESALDLSMGKNNSKSASSSSSLADKIAAQKGQLLDGLGLRPTSKGLVVVQVKPEPVNSMSSNSSMSLINFNNMSKSSIYMRAAEKMNATLLEREREKEKEKEREQEQQQRKSKGKRYRDMRRSRTIIQAEQLDILYGCYFKDPNPGKHEFEQISEWVHLPKKVVQIWFQNMRARERKGEVRFISDGTLAAVGKPLIKFTWPLSKPIFSNKPAPNNSGCITTTPIVRTLIKTEREPVKELAKPVGKKMCPVPIKPKEVSLVSSTTVSPVSSSASAVPKTKHETTSNVTMVKVAPKINTPVLLSPPKDPIPIAPRPVQKRKLDEESDEEKTDDERDNEIEMGSGPGTTNRMVPKLPTALINNRPSPATAVPQKQNGLSYWTPKVPIKINTLSREQLALPTHSSPRTIPPPPTPSIAPVSPNTPVSAKVASPSTPVVAKSSPTESSFLPHSSSRRPRTHLSCLQLSILQSCYETCAHPNAMECEAIGTELNLPLKVVQIWFQNTRAKEKRWRLQQEKMSPLSGGKVDMSSGSYLQYNALKANRPILPKPVQLTVTESPASPVAGQPVPKETLTGRCDACSISFESRAAARAHVFSPRHLATLRTTNFGQPTTLVNKNGTSSQVPQSTPVTSSGGEMVIDSPPPTATSNS